From one Lolium rigidum isolate FL_2022 chromosome 4, APGP_CSIRO_Lrig_0.1, whole genome shotgun sequence genomic stretch:
- the LOC124707887 gene encoding transcriptional regulator SUPERMAN-like: MASSSNRELMAGSGDEMAGSPDPPEVAEAPAGAEPRDEKVAPAAPPVPAAAVIRPYYECVFCKRGFTTAQALGGHMNIHRRDRAKPSLRDAPSGTTSISSAPRYFGCYNQNHHNFLAYRPPPVPPVTAMTISRPGGFTMNYQGTAAATGVVDADASANPSSGSPRELSLFGAAARDHGGSSEAPEGSERQEGETERELDLELRLGRRPRH; this comes from the coding sequence ATGGCGAGCAGCAGCAACAGGGAGCTCATGGCGGGATCAGGCGACGAGATGGCTGGCTCGCCTGATCCGCCGGAGGTTGCAGAGGCGCCGGCCGGAGCTGAGCCTAGGGATGAAAAAGtggcgccggccgcgccgccggtgccGGCTGCTGCGGTCATCCGGCCGTACTACGAGTGCGTCTTCTGCAAGCGCGGGTTCACCACGGCGCAGGCGCTGGGTGGGCACATGAATATCCACCGCCGCGACCGCGCGAAACCCAGCCTACGCGACGCGCCCAGCGGCACCACATCGATATCGTCGGCGCCCCGATACTTCGGGTGCTATAACCAGAACCACCACAACTTCCTGGCGTACCGCCCACCCCCGGTGCCTCCAGTAACCGCGATGACTATAAGCAGGCCCGGCGGTTTCACCATGAATTACCAGGGCACAGCGGCTGCCACCGGAGTAGTTGACGCGGACGCCTCCGCGAACCCTAGCAGTGGCAGTCCCAGGGAGCTGAGCCTGTTCGGTGCAGCAGCTCGTGATCATGGCGGGTCGAGCGAGGCGCCGGAAGGGTCGGAGCGGCAGGAAGGTGAGACGGAGAGGGAGCTGGACCTGGAGCTCAGGCTCGGGCGTCGTCCCAGGCATTGA